In a single window of the Scyliorhinus canicula chromosome 1, sScyCan1.1, whole genome shotgun sequence genome:
- the alkbh2 gene encoding DNA oxidative demethylase ALKBH2 isoform X1 — protein MTNLQRLLLLFTSAPQCTVCDQTMMDKFVMKHSKNPDNHKLGQCEIKCQVDLNDESPRKKLKRGTGGSEETELPPLLSEQESARDVKYSWKQLRAEGLNCDYTKIFSKSEADDIFLQLEKVLEYFSGEQTKVQVFGKWHDIPRRQVTYGDLGLTYTYSGVTLVPKPWLPVLEKIRDRVTQATGHTFNFVLINRYKDGSDHIGEHRDDEKELEPLSPIASVSFGACRDFVFRHCDSRGRSATRHLEPVKLLLVHGSLLMMNYPTNVYWYHSLPVRKKVLTPRVNLTFRKVLPPPKN, from the exons ATGACAAATTTGCAACGACT ATTGCTGCTGTTCACCTCCGCACCCCAGTGTACTGTATGTGACCAGACAATGATGGACAAGTTTGTGATGAAACACTCAAAGAACCCTGACAATCACAAACTAGGACAGTGTGAGATAAAATGCCAGGTGGATTTGAATGATGAGAGTCCGAGGAAGAAACTGAAACGCGGGACCGGAGGAAGTGAAGAAACTGAACTGCCACCTCTCTTATCTGAGCAGGAGTCAGCGAGAGATGTGAAATATTCCTGGAAGCAACTCAGAGCTGAGGGGCTGAACTGTGATTATACCAAAATATTCAGCAAATCTGAGGCAGATGACATATTCTTGCAATTGGAGAAAGTGCTGGAGTACTTTTCAG GTGAACAGACCAAAGTACAGGTGTTTGGCAAATGGCACGATATTCCGCGCAGACAGGTGACGTATGGCGACCTTGGTCTGACCTACACGTATTCGGGGGTGACCTTGGTCCCTAAACCTTGGCTTCCTGTACTGGAGAAGATAAGAGACAGAGTAACACAGGCTACAGGACACACGTTCAACTTTGTGCTGATCAACAG GTACAAAGATGGAAGTGATCACATCGGGGAGCATCGTGACGATGAGAAGGAACTGGAGCCTCTCAGCCCTATTGCGTCCGTTTCCTTTGGCGCCTGCAGGGACTTCGTCTTCCGCCATTGCGACTCGCGGGGGAGGAGTGCTACACGCCACCTGGAACCGGTCAAGCTGCTTCTTGTCCATGGCAGCCTGCTGATGATGAACTACCCGACGAATGTCTACTGGTACCACAGCCTGCCGGTCCGCAAGAAAGTGCTCACCCCCAGGGTCAACCTAACCTTCCGCAAAGTTCTGCCTCCACCAAAGAATTGA
- the alkbh2 gene encoding DNA oxidative demethylase ALKBH2 isoform X2 yields the protein MMDKFVMKHSKNPDNHKLGQCEIKCQVDLNDESPRKKLKRGTGGSEETELPPLLSEQESARDVKYSWKQLRAEGLNCDYTKIFSKSEADDIFLQLEKVLEYFSGEQTKVQVFGKWHDIPRRQVTYGDLGLTYTYSGVTLVPKPWLPVLEKIRDRVTQATGHTFNFVLINRYKDGSDHIGEHRDDEKELEPLSPIASVSFGACRDFVFRHCDSRGRSATRHLEPVKLLLVHGSLLMMNYPTNVYWYHSLPVRKKVLTPRVNLTFRKVLPPPKN from the exons ATGATGGACAAGTTTGTGATGAAACACTCAAAGAACCCTGACAATCACAAACTAGGACAGTGTGAGATAAAATGCCAGGTGGATTTGAATGATGAGAGTCCGAGGAAGAAACTGAAACGCGGGACCGGAGGAAGTGAAGAAACTGAACTGCCACCTCTCTTATCTGAGCAGGAGTCAGCGAGAGATGTGAAATATTCCTGGAAGCAACTCAGAGCTGAGGGGCTGAACTGTGATTATACCAAAATATTCAGCAAATCTGAGGCAGATGACATATTCTTGCAATTGGAGAAAGTGCTGGAGTACTTTTCAG GTGAACAGACCAAAGTACAGGTGTTTGGCAAATGGCACGATATTCCGCGCAGACAGGTGACGTATGGCGACCTTGGTCTGACCTACACGTATTCGGGGGTGACCTTGGTCCCTAAACCTTGGCTTCCTGTACTGGAGAAGATAAGAGACAGAGTAACACAGGCTACAGGACACACGTTCAACTTTGTGCTGATCAACAG GTACAAAGATGGAAGTGATCACATCGGGGAGCATCGTGACGATGAGAAGGAACTGGAGCCTCTCAGCCCTATTGCGTCCGTTTCCTTTGGCGCCTGCAGGGACTTCGTCTTCCGCCATTGCGACTCGCGGGGGAGGAGTGCTACACGCCACCTGGAACCGGTCAAGCTGCTTCTTGTCCATGGCAGCCTGCTGATGATGAACTACCCGACGAATGTCTACTGGTACCACAGCCTGCCGGTCCGCAAGAAAGTGCTCACCCCCAGGGTCAACCTAACCTTCCGCAAAGTTCTGCCTCCACCAAAGAATTGA